One genomic window of Cannabis sativa cultivar Pink pepper isolate KNU-18-1 chromosome 2, ASM2916894v1, whole genome shotgun sequence includes the following:
- the LOC115719434 gene encoding uncharacterized protein LOC115719434 yields MAVLNSDFTASLFQNLNLEHPCLPATSWDSVPSESGPRVSHCNSFTSRSSSTPHRPRHDTSVSEASMVRLAMNALQGVQSAIISIEKLSTAFCSDPADRTYHQIPSLWNRSSSTHAQGKILKSIGCSGFLVLLLRKFVDHFTNYGDNFSGTRQHDNPELADIQDRHGSKVQQDVHPPYSLVNHAFSVAVGKILEGYMCALDTLYASVCLRDSSESGEMPLVAPSGIGCLTTVVYSKITLLELYLHTKELRVQIEALGNICNLCPIAFCFSNSCSEDLIAKAMLEFCRFFRGGDLLTYLYAQLQVADPPHHAVLKFLFVRSFEPYCSFIRSWIYKAEISDPYKEFVVECIDNQPSQRQYDTDFPLATIRERDGVTIPCFLKDHLIPLVRAGQQLQVLMKLLELCTYVGSINHSYEDLLPCWDAFSSIHSSNACPITFIKETIETTVYARGCYYKGMLEKLECLLTKLEFRYQQVVSHGTVPKGFGDGGTSSNAPISFMLDKRLMVPSAKDKRVLNVDRDDVDSEDSSTVDDSSYIANTYESSSVCSSSNDEEKIDQLKDLSSQSFELEEKYLSGLSFSITSPFNNYEEKSCECEESLHIESDADGLCERDVLHGKLLDQISVAKESQEQNWACRSVNKYLERLPNNDWLGHLKSSVSVEGSSGGDSRSNLEDCDPRMSTKGTIEDGISYCRKLMVTSDSFSEELFSKDGQENSINNSALVTKKDWKVNSHNNFLSINPMLRKSSFLKLQTDPGEGDGTRYGKALPFFDFSSVEDSCNRCLENLSARLLDPGASAASNKIDLHVENCKRDMLLVEPKISYDNSLLEVKDYNQEDTASALVSGGSSWERLLGRSCNTVNNGVRDHIKSSLAKFDIPLDFIIDKCLLQEIMLQYKYVSKLTIKLLEEGFDFKEHLLALRRYHFMEFADWADLFIMSLWHHKWCITEAEQRLAEIQGLLELSIQRSSCQFDHNKDRLYVFIKGHDTMPLSASAIGLHSFDFLGLGYRVDWPVSIVLTPEALKIYSEIFSFLIKVKIGIFSLSDIWRSLKELRPLISVNQQAELSKQEVGHFNLLMKMRHQVSHFVSTLQQYVESQLSHVSWCRFMHSLQHKVKDMMDLESVHMAYLIDSLHVCFLSDETRHIARIIDSILQCALDFRSCLRGGMWDVGLNQGELVGKLSRVNISQVLAMKKVFDKNIQELHLYYLKSPKHGEYGLSRFWGHLNFNEYYSDNGNEMRFYAAAI; encoded by the exons ATGGCGGTTCTCAACTCCGATTTCACTGCATCTCTATTTCAGAATCTCAACCTAGAACATCCATGCCTTCCCGCCACTTCTTGGGACTCCGTCCCTTCCGAGAGCGGACCTCGTGTCTCTCATTGCAATTCATTCACTTCTCGTTCTTCTTCAACGCCTCATCGTCCACGTCACGATACTTCCGTTTCC GAAGCAAGTATGGTGAGGTTGGCTATGAATGCACTTCAAGGTGTTCAGTCAGCTATTATTAGTATTGAAAAGCTTTCCACTGCCTTTTGTTCTGATCCAGCTGACAGGACCTATCATCAGATACCAAGCTTGTGGAATCGGTCTTCAAGCACTCATGCTCAGGGAAAGATACTAAAATCTATCGGATGCTCAGGTTTTTTAGTATTACTACTCCGTAAATTTGTAGACCACTTTACGAATTATGGTGACAATTTTTCGGGTACGAGGCAACATGATAATCCAGAATTAGCGGATATTCAAGATCGTCATGGCAGTAAAGTGCAACAGGATGTGCACCCTCCATACAGTCTTGTTAATCATGCTTTCTCTGTTGCTGTGGGAAAGATTTTAGAGGGCTACATGTGTGCACTAGATACATTATATGCATCTGTATGTTTGAGGGATTCATCAGAAAGTGGTGAGATGCCTCTGGTAGCACCTTCTGGAATAGGATGTCTTACCACAGTGGTTTATTCTAAAATTACTTTGTTGGAGCTCTATTTGCACACAAAAGAACTGAGGGTTCAGATTGAAGCCCTTGGGAATATATGCAACCTATGTCCCATAGCTTTTTGCTTCTCAAACTCTTGTTCTGAAGATTTAATTGCTAAAGCAATGCTTGAATTTTGTCGTTTCTTCAGAGGAGGTGATCTTCTTACATATTTGTATGCACAGTTACAG GTTGCCGATCCTCCTCACCATGCTGTGCTCAAATTTCTTTTTGTTCGTTCATTTGAACCATATTGCTCGTTTATCAGATCATGGATATACAAAGCTGAGATAAGCGATCCTTATAAGGAGTTTGTAGTAGAATGTATTGACAACCAACCATCCCAACGACAGTATGATACTGACTTCCCATTGGCAACTATTAGG GAACGAGATGGAGTTACCATTCCTTGTTTTCTGAAGGACCACTTGATTCCACTTGTCAGAGCTGGCCAACAACTTCAAGTATTAATGAAATTACTAGAATTGTGTACATATGTTGGCTCTATTAACCATTCTTATGAGGATCTTCTTCCTTGTTGGGACGCCTTTTCCAGCATCCATTCATCAAATGCGTGTCCCATAACTTTCATAAAAGAGACTATAGAAACAACAGTATATGCGAGAGGCTGTTACTACAAAGGGATGCTTGAAAAACTTGAGTGTCTTCTGACAAAATTAGAGTTCAGATATCAGCAG GTAGTTTCACATGGCACAGTCCCCAAGGGCTTCGGTGATGGTGGGACGAGTTCAAATGCCCCAATTTCCTTCATGTTGGATAAACGATTAATGGTTCCTTCAGCAAAAGATAAAAGGGTTCTAAATGt GGATAGGGATGATGTGGATTCTGAAGACTCAAGTACAGTAGATGATTCATCTTATATAGCTAATACATATGAATCTTCATCTGTTTGTTCATCTTCAAATGATGAAGAAAAAATTGATCAGCTGAAGGACCTTTCCAGTCAAAGTTTTGAGCTTGAAGAGAAATACTTATCTGGGTTAAGCTTCTCTATAACTTCTCCCTTCAATAATTATGAGGAAAAATCTTGTGAATGTGAGGAATCACTTCATATTGAAAGTGATGCAGATGGACTTTGTGAAAGAGATGTACTTCATGGGAAACTTTTGGATCAAATATCTGTGGCCAAAGAATCACAAGAACAAAATTGGGCATGTAGATCTGTCAATAAGTATCTAGAACGTTTACCCAACAATGATTGGTTAGGTCATTTGAAAAGTTCTGTCAGTGTTGAAGGAAGTTCTGGAGGTGATTCAAGGTCAAATCTGGAGGACTGTGACCCAAGGATGAGTACAAAAGGAACCATTGAGGACGGTATCTCTTATTGTAGAAAATTGATGGTCACGAGTGATTCTTTTTCTGAGGAGCTGTTTAGCAAGGATGGACAAGagaacagcataaataattcaGCCTTAGTTACCAAGAAAGACTGGAAGGTTAACTCACACAACAATTTTCTTAGCATAAATCCCATGCTAAGGAAATCCTCTTTCCTAAAATTGCAAACTGATCCTGGAGAGGGAGATGGCACACGCTATGGCAAAGCCTTACctttttttgacttttcttcagtagaaGATTCTTGTAACCGATGCTTGGAAAACCTTTCTGCAAGACTTTTGGACCCTGGTGCTTCAGCCGCTAGTAATAAGATTGATCTTCATGTTGAAAATTGCAAGCGAGATATGTTGTTGGTTGAACCCAAAATAAGCTATGAtaattctcttttggaagtgAAGGACTATAATCAAGAAGATACTGCATCAGCACTTGTTTCTGGAGGAAGTAGTTGGGAGAGGTTACTTGGTAGATCCTGTAACACTGTCAATAATGGTGTTAGAGATCACATAAAAAGTTCATTAGCCAAATTTGACATACCACTTGACTTTATCATTGACAAATGCTTGCTGCAGGAAATTATGCTTCA ATACAAGTATGTTAGCAAGTTAACTATTAAGTTGCTTGAAGAAGGATTTGATTTTAAAGAACATTTATTAGCACTTCGACGGTACCACTTCATGGAGTTTGCAGACTGGGCAGATTTGTTTATCATGTCACTTTGGCATCAT AAATGGTGCATCACAGAGGCAGAGCAAAGACTTGCAGAAATTCAAGGACTTCTTGAGTTGTCAATTCAGAGGTCTTCTTGCCAATTTGATCATAATAAAGACAGATTGTATGTGTTCATTAAAGGACATGACACAATGCCTCTTTCAGCATCTGCTATTG GGCTCCATTCTTTTGAttttctaggtttgggttatcGCGTGGACTGGCCAGTCAGTATTGTTTTGACTCCTGAGGCATtgaaaatatattctgaaatatttagttttttgaTAAAAGTGAAGATTGGCATTTTTTCATTGTCTGATATATGGCGCTCATTAAAG GAGTTGAGGCCCTTGATCAGTGTCAACCAACAGGCTGAACTATCCAAACAGGAAGTGGGTCATTTTAACTTATTGATGAAGATGAG GCATCAGGTCAGTCATTTTGTGTCTACCCTGCAGCAGTATGTAGAGTCACAACTATCACATGTATCATGGTGTAGATTTATGCACTCTCTTCAGCATAAG GTCAAAGATATGATGGATCTTGAGTCAGTGCACATGGCATATCTAATTGACTCGTTGCATGT ATGTTTTCTATCTGATGAAACACGACATATAGCCAGGATCATCGACAGCATTTTGCAATGTGCATTAGATTTTCGGTCTTGTCTTAGAGGAGGCATGTGGGATGTTGGATTAAATCAAGGAGAGCTGGTGGGAAAACTTTCCAGAGTAAATATATCACAG GTACTTGCCATGAAAAAAGTATTTGATAAAAATATCCAAGAATTGCATCTGTATTATCTAAAGTCACCAAAACATGGAGAATATGGGCTTTCCCGGTTCTGGGGACACCTTAACTTTAATGAATATTACTCAGATAACGGTAATGAGATGCGATTCTACGCTGCAGCAATTTGA